A genomic window from Oryctolagus cuniculus chromosome 12, mOryCun1.1, whole genome shotgun sequence includes:
- the GMFB gene encoding glia maturation factor beta isoform X2 — protein MSESLVVCDVAEDLVEKLRKFRFRKETNNAAIIMKIDKDKRLVVLDEELEGVSPDELKDELPERQPRFIVYSYKYQHDDGRVSYPLCFIFSSPVGCKPEQQMMYAGSKNKLVQTAELTKVFEIRNTEDLTEEWLREKLGFFH, from the exons agtGAGTCTTTGGTGGTTTGTGATGTTGCTGAGGATTTAGTGGAAAAGCTGAGGAAGTTTCGTTTTcgcaaagaaacaaacaatgcTGCCATTATAA tgaagATCGACAAAGATAAACGCCTGGTGGTACTGGATGAGGAACTTGAG GGCGTTTCTCCGGATGAACTGAAGGATGAGCTACCTGAGCGACAGCCTCG TTTCATTGTGTATAGTTACAAATATCAACATGATGATGGAAGAGTGTCGTATCCTCTGTGCTTTATTTTCTCCAGTCCTGTTG GATGTAAGCCTGAGCAGCAGATGATGTATGCCGGAAGCAAGAATAAGCTAGTGCAGACGGCTGAGCTGACCAAG GTATTTGAAATAAGAAATACTGAAGACCTAACTGAAGAGTGGTTACGTGAGAAGCTGGGATTTTTCCACTAA
- the GMFB gene encoding glia maturation factor beta isoform X1: MSESLVVCDVAEDLVEKLRKFRFRKETNNAAIIMKIDKDKRLVVLDEELEGVSPDELKDELPERQPRTFIVYSYKYQHDDGRVSYPLCFIFSSPVGCKPEQQMMYAGSKNKLVQTAELTKVFEIRNTEDLTEEWLREKLGFFH, from the exons agtGAGTCTTTGGTGGTTTGTGATGTTGCTGAGGATTTAGTGGAAAAGCTGAGGAAGTTTCGTTTTcgcaaagaaacaaacaatgcTGCCATTATAA tgaagATCGACAAAGATAAACGCCTGGTGGTACTGGATGAGGAACTTGAG GGCGTTTCTCCGGATGAACTGAAGGATGAGCTACCTGAGCGACAGCCTCG AACTTTCATTGTGTATAGTTACAAATATCAACATGATGATGGAAGAGTGTCGTATCCTCTGTGCTTTATTTTCTCCAGTCCTGTTG GATGTAAGCCTGAGCAGCAGATGATGTATGCCGGAAGCAAGAATAAGCTAGTGCAGACGGCTGAGCTGACCAAG GTATTTGAAATAAGAAATACTGAAGACCTAACTGAAGAGTGGTTACGTGAGAAGCTGGGATTTTTCCACTAA
- the GMFB gene encoding glia maturation factor beta isoform X3 — protein MSESLVVCDVAEDLVEKLRKFRFRKETNNAAIIMKIDKDKRLVVLDEELEVCKMKSMNFFNLRKTFIVYSYKYQHDDGRVSYPLCFIFSSPVGCKPEQQMMYAGSKNKLVQTAELTKVFEIRNTEDLTEEWLREKLGFFH, from the exons agtGAGTCTTTGGTGGTTTGTGATGTTGCTGAGGATTTAGTGGAAAAGCTGAGGAAGTTTCGTTTTcgcaaagaaacaaacaatgcTGCCATTATAA tgaagATCGACAAAGATAAACGCCTGGTGGTACTGGATGAGGAACTTGAGGTTTGTAAAATGAAATCAATGAA TTTCTTTAACTTGAGAAAAACTTTCATTGTGTATAGTTACAAATATCAACATGATGATGGAAGAGTGTCGTATCCTCTGTGCTTTATTTTCTCCAGTCCTGTTG GATGTAAGCCTGAGCAGCAGATGATGTATGCCGGAAGCAAGAATAAGCTAGTGCAGACGGCTGAGCTGACCAAG GTATTTGAAATAAGAAATACTGAAGACCTAACTGAAGAGTGGTTACGTGAGAAGCTGGGATTTTTCCACTAA